The following coding sequences lie in one Trichoderma breve strain T069 chromosome 1, whole genome shotgun sequence genomic window:
- a CDS encoding RNA polymerase II-binding domain-containing protein: protein MASPELAITKATLSATLFRADPVSLNRAAVDDFFSLLDNAIVQCSRQNVQKCKAWIVENIVPSSARCTALGKFWAVLSKNLAVENDGKRPSTKRRRLHLLYIANDVLFHEVVRQSNRKLGEAWAGVLPAMIGNAAAFDNCPKHKSKLSELIKLWEDKAYFSPEVVTQLRTALSNGSAEITAVNLELSESSLKLAKDAPYILPSFHGDASVPWYDLPAGTWLPHITPNSSRPMIPDQVRPIQLAAGPAEKRVVDAVKTLLKDADYIYSKDSDPGDDPSTGYSEMGERIIIDEITGEVIGGESYYGWSRQFCEQRSRSASKSRPRSRSRSLSQDRSRSSSPPSFKRPRLSSRSRSRSRQRGRSYSHSRSRSRSYSRSRSPSRPRGHSRDQSRDQDGRSRSPGARYGNNERPDSRFRSYDDRPPQPPQPASVPHMPFPPPPPNSMGFPFPIPPPPPPLSGFPQSWTPGTVPPLPFSAPQDGWVPPPPPPNVVAHLMNMNQFPTGSVPQPPQPPQPPLHNNHYGRGNGGYRGRGRGGYGRGGYRGQY, encoded by the exons ATGGCTTCTCCAGAGctggccatcaccaaggcgACGCTGTCAGCGACTCTCTTTCGCGCCGATCCCGTCTCGCTGAACCGCGCCGCGGTCGACGACTTCTTCTCGCTGCTAGACAACGCCATCGTCCAGTGCTCCCGCCAGAACGTTCAG AAATGTAAGGCTTGGATAGTCGAGAACATTGTGCCTTCCTCCGCGCGCTGCACAGCCTTGGGCAAGTTCTGGGCCGTCTTGTCCAAGAATTTGGCTGTAGAGAATGACGGGAAGCGCCCCAGCACCAAGAGACGGAGGCTGCATCTCCTGTATATTGCCAATGACGTCCTTTTCCACGAAGTCGTGCGCCAGAGCAACCGAAAGCTTGGAGAGGCGTGGGCTGGAGTCCTACCAGCAATGATTGGGAATGCGGCAGCTTTCGACAACTGCCCCAAGCACAAGTCTAAGCTGAGTGAGCTGATCAAGCTATGGGAGGATAAGGCGTATTTCTCCCCCGAAGTGGTTACCCAGCTTCGCACAGCTTTGTCCAATGGCTCTGCCGAGATAACTGCAGTAAACCTCGAACTCTCGGAGAGCTCACTGAAGCTCGCAAAGGATGCGCCATACATTCTGCCCTCCTTCCATGGAGATGCTTCTGTCCCCTGGTATGATCTGCCTGCTGGAACATGGTTACCTCACATCACCCCAAACTCTTCTAGGCCTATGATCCCCGATCAAGTCCGTCCCATTCAGTTGGCAGCTGGGCCTGCTGAGAAGCGAGTTGTGGATGCTGTGAAGACGCTGCTCAAAGATGCAGATTACATTTACTCCAAGGATAGCGATCCGGGTGACGACCCCAGCACGGGATATAGCGAAATGGGCGagcgcatcatcatcgacgagATCACAGGCGAGGTTATTGGAGGAGAGAGCTACTATGGCTGGTCTCGCCAATTCTGTGAGC AGCGTTCGCGATCTGCATCCAAGTCGCGACCAcgatcaagatcaagaagcctTTCCCAGGACCGATCCCGAAGCTCCTCTCCGCCTTCGTTCAAACGCCCCAGGCTTTCGTCGCGTTCCAGGAGTCGCAGCCGACAACGAGGACGGTCGTATAGCCATagccgcagccgcagtcGTAGCTACAGCCGGAGCCGCAGCCCTAGTCGCCCCCGTGGTCACAGTCGTGATCAGAGCCGCGACCAAGACGGCCGAAGTCGAAGCCCAGGTGCCAGGTACGGCAACAACGAGCGACCTGACTCGAGGTTTCGCTCGTATGATGATCGgcctcctcaacctcctcagcCTGCCTCTGTGCCACATATgccatttcctcctcctcctcctaaCTCTATGGGATTCCCATTCCCGATTCCAccaccccctcctcccctgAGCGGATTTCCGCAGTCATGGACCCCTGGTACGGTACCTCCTCTGCCGTTCAGTGCTCCCCAAGACGGTTGGgtgcctcctcctcctccccccaaTGTGGTGGCTCACCTCATGAATATGAACCAGTTCCCCACGGGATCTGTACCCCAGCCGCCGCAGCCACCTCAACCGCCTCTGCATAACAACCATTATGGACGCGGAAACGGCGGGTATAGGGGTCGTGGAAGAGGTGGCTACGGCCGTGGCGGCTATCGAGGGCAGTATTAA
- a CDS encoding CRAL/TRIO domain-containing protein, translating to MAAATSEAPLKTPIAAPTPDSKPVPRPELTPEQQTKYEALLEKAKAFTEIKCDKEKDKSGPLTDRELAWLTRDCLLRYLRATKWSVDDAAKRLLSTMAWRREYGIDEFTPDYISPEQETGKQIIMGFDRQGRPCQYLNPGRQNTDSSPRQIHHLFYMVERVVDMMPPGVEMLSLMINFKPSKQRQNTSVPVSTAREVLHILQNHYPERLGKALIINVPWLVQGFFKIITPFIDPVTREKLKFNEDMKQYVPAEQLWSSDWNGDLDFEYDHETYWPALNDLCKQKREQKLTRWVAAGKAIGESEEYLTGGTDLSVTGFKYTANDKEVSEKEQQVDAETSVLAEKLAGANLEEETVEAQA from the exons ATGGCTGCAGCAACCTCAGAGGCGCCTCTGAAGACGCCCATCGCGGCGCCCACGCCAGACAGCAAGCCGGTGCCTCGGCCGGAACTCACGCCGGAGCAGCAGACCAAGTACGAGGCGCtgctggaaaaggccaaggcgtTCACAGAGATCAAGTgcgacaaggaaaaggacaagTCGGGCCCTCTGACGGACCGCGAGCTCGCCTGGCTGACGCGGGACTGCCTGCTGCGTTACCTGCGGGCGACCAAATGGTCCGTCGACGACGCGGCCAAGCGGTTGCTATCGACGATGGCGTGGAGGCGCGAGTATGGCATTGATGAGTTCACGCCGGATTATATCTCGCCTGAGCAGGAGACGGGCAAGCAGATCATCATGGGCTTCGATCGCCAGGGAAGGCCGTGTCAGTATCTCAACCCGGGCCGGCAGAACACGGACAGCAGCCCGAGGCAGATTCACCACCTGTTTTACATGGTGGAGAGGGTTGTGGACATGATGCCTCCCGGCGTCGAGATGCTGAGCTTGATGATCAACTTCAAGCCCAGCAAACAGAGGCAGAACACTAGTGTGCCCGTGTCAACAGCCAGAGAGGTGTTGCACATTCTGCAGAACCACTACCCCGAGAGGCTAGGCAAGGCACTCATCATCAATG TACCTTGGCTGGTTCAGGGATTCTTCAAAATCATCACCCCCTTCATTGACCCTGTGACACGGGAAAAATTAAAGTTCAACGAGGACATGAAGCAGTACGTCCCGGCGGAGCAGCTGTGGAGCTCCGATTGGAACGGCGACCTGGACTTTGAGTATGATCATGAGACGTACTGGCCGGCCCTCAACGACCTCTGCAAGCAGAAGCGAGAGCAGAAACTGACGCGATGGGTGGCTGCCGGAAAAGCCATCGGCGAATCAGAGGAGTATCTCACAGGCGGCACAGATTTGAGCGTCACGGGATTCAAGTACACGGCCAACGACAAGGAGGTTTCGGAGAAGGAGCAGCAAGTAGACGCTGAGACAAGCGTGCTGGCGGAGAAGCTAGCAGGGGCCAATCTCGAGGAGGAGACGGTAGAGGCTCAGGCATAA
- a CDS encoding ATPase family associated with various cellular activities (AAA) domain-containing protein, giving the protein MTFVSIVNSFGRMSLPPIFGTPTANVSAFNASSFPTTIRPEDGAGESSSPNIPFSAGGMMDTILTTTGHVSPLAQLVVFFYKLLGTQFGLDPSMVLAILGFIWGALKIGSQIHDYTQRFIDDYLMCAMYISEDDHIYLHLMKWLSHHPSIRNNQYLMAQTVWKSAWEEEEELEDALFWTDGGEVGGGNRMYLNFANQAARSSPRFVPAMGSTAFWHKGTYFRVHRKKESFVNTHSWGGPMKDLEEIKVSCFGRSIDPIKELLADAKALYYNDTRQKTTIYRPRVKEQRRDHNMWQQHDILADVNEYLHPWTPRWYASRGIPLRRGYLFHGPPGTGKTSFSFALAGVFGIDIYVISLQDAGVNEEDLATLFTKLPRRCIVLLEDIDTAGLKRDLSSESDNKTEDKKSEEKGKRDKKKKHKSTSDTSDGESESEVEVKPKKRASRKRDAGKKNPVPVDGISLSGLLNAIDGVASHEGRVLIMTTNKPEALDEALIRPGRVDVQVKFSNASSVQAGELFHRMYEASRHNETSKTAIAEGQADKSNEQPVAKDDNEELEGITAEEMKTISEEFGRRIPEGVFSPAEIQGFLLKRKKVPRRALDEVSDWVEATMRQKEANSKVSTVQ; this is encoded by the exons ATGACGTTTGTATCCATTGTCAACTCATTTGGTAGGATGAGTCTGCCACCCATCTTTGGCACTCCCACCGCCAATGTATCAGCATTTAATGCATCATCTTTCCCTACTACCATCAGaccagaagatggagcgggCGAGAGCAGCAGTCCGAACATTCCATTCTCTGCCGGTGGCATGATGGACACCATTCTCACAACCACTGGTCATGTATCGCCTCTGGCGCaactcgtcgtcttcttttaTAAGCTCCTAGGCACGCAATTTGGCCTGGATCCGTCCATGGTGCTGGCCATTTTGGGATTCATATGGGGCGCATTAAAGATCGGATCGCAGATTCACGATTACACCCAGAGATTTATTGACGATTATCTCATGTGCGCCATGTACATTTCCGAGGATGACCACATATATTTGCATCTGATGAAGTGGTTATCTCACCACCCCAGCATCAGAAACAACCAATACCTCATGGCCCAGACAGTCTGGAAGAGCGCctgggaggaagaagaagagctggaagatgCCTTGTTCTGGACAGATGGTGGCGAAGTTGGTGGTGGCAATAGGATGTACCTGAATTTCGCCAACCAAGCAGCCAGATCG AGTCCCAGGTTTGTGCCCGCTATGGGTTCGACAGCATTTTGGCACAAGGGGACGTATTTTCGAGTTCACCGAAAAAAGGAATCGTTTGTCAACACTCATTCGTGGGGAGGCCCAATGAAAGACCTAGAAGAGATTAAAGTTTCTTGCTTTGGTCGTTCCATCG ATCCAATCAAAGAGTTGCTCGCGGACGCCAAAGCTCTTTATTATAATGACACGCGCCAAAAGACGACTATCTATCGTCCCAGAGTTAAGGAGCAACGAAGGGACCATAACATGTGGCAGCAA CATGATATTCTGGCCGACGTCAACGAATATCTGCACCCCTGGACGCCGCGGTGGTATGCATCTCGTGGTATTCCGTTGAGGCGGGGATATCTTTTCCACGGGCCACCAGGCACCGGAAAGAcgagcttctcctttgcGCTGGCGGGCGTGTTTGGCATCGACATTTATGTGATTAGCCTGCAGGACGCGGGCGTAAACGAAGAAGATCTAGCGACATTGTTCACCAAACTGCCAAGAAGGTGCATTGTTCTTCTGGAGGACATTGATACCGCAGGGCTAAAGCGAGATCTTAGCTCTGAGAGTGACAACAAGACggaggacaagaagagtgaagaaaaaggcaagagagacaagaaaaagaagcacaAGAGTACGTCTGATACCAGTGACGGCGAATCGGAGAGCGAGGTTGAagtgaagccaaagaagagagcttcCAGAAAGAGGGATGCCGGCAAGAAGAACCCCGTACCTGTGGACGGCATATCTCTGTCTGGTCTCCTCAATGCCATCGATGGCGTTGCATCTCACGAAGGCCGTGTCTTGATTATGACAACCAATAAGCCCGAGGCTCTGGACGAGGCCTTGATTCGTCCCGGTAGAGTCGACGTTCAGGTAAAATTCAGCAATGCTAGTAGCGTTCAAGCTGGAGAATTATTCCATCGGATGTACGAGGCATCCCGTCATAACGAGACAAGCAAGACGGCCATTGCGGAGGGGCAGGCAGACAAGTCGAACGAACAACCAGTGGCGAAAGACGATaacgaagagctggagggaATCACAgcagaggagatgaagacgatctCTGAAGAATTTGGACGCCGGATCCCAGAGGGTGTTTTCTCACCCGCCGAAATCCAGGGGTTCCTGCTCAAGCGCAAAAAGGTTCCGCGCCGAGCACTAGATGAAGTATCAGACTGGGTCGAAGCGACGATGCGACAGAAGGAGGCGAATTCCAAAGTCTCAACTGTGCAGTGA
- a CDS encoding transport protein particle (TRAPP) component domain-containing protein, whose product MSSLPSGASSGKESGLRVPSNGKTIYHRPINRTKTSELSQASFAFLFSEMVAYAQKRVKGIQELEHRLNVQGHSIGIKLLDLLLYREPVRTQLRPQHIVGLLHFIKQNVWQHLFGRQADRLEKSTDAEKPDEYMIIDNEPLVNQYISVPREMSQLNCAAFVAGVIEGVCDGADFPARVTAHTVGEGEMWPGKTVFLVKFRSEVVEREAFLAKT is encoded by the exons ATGTCGTCACTACCATCAGGCGCCTCCTCCGGCAAGGAGTCGGGCCTGCGCGTGCccagcaatggcaagacCATCTACCACCGCCCCATCAATCGCACCAAGACGTCGGAGCTCAGCCAGGCCAGCTTTGCCTTTCTATTCTCCGAGATGGTGGCATATGCGCAGAAGCGCGTAAAGGGCATCCAAGAACTGGAACACAG ACTCAACGTTCAGGGCCACTCTATTGGCATCAAACTTCTCGACCTCCTCCTCTACCGCGAACCCGTGCGCACGCAACTGCGACCCCAACACATTGTTGGTCTTCTCCACTTCATTAAGCAGAACGTATGGCAGCACCTCTTCGGCAGGCAAGCGGACAGGCTAGAGAAATCAACGGACGCGGAGAAGCCCGACGAATACATGATTATCGACAACGAGCCGCTGGTCAACCAATACATTAGCGTGCCCCGCGAAATGAGCCAGCTGAACTGCGCGGCCTTTGTAGCCGGAGTTATAGAAGGGGTATGTGATGGTGCCGACTTTCCTGCCAGGGTAACAGCGCATACAGTTGGAGAGGGGGAAATGTGGCCTGGAAAGACTGTGTTCCTGGTCAAATTTAGAAGCGAAgtggtggagagagaagcttTCTTGGCAAAGACTTGA
- a CDS encoding apc13p protein domain-containing protein: MSLCQNKDSCFTQVHMHRSGDADLFEDFCKDKLPDDEIYVPPQHRPINPEDEDDVVPDQHAAFGIQRATQRVKEPAWKDLGLSDLMRQGPGRESRAAGPSKASKGLPR, from the coding sequence ATGTCTCTCTGCCAGAACAAAGACTCATGCTTCACCCAAGTGCACATGCACCGCTCTGGTGACGCCGATCTCTTCGAGGACTTTTGCAAGGACAAGCTCCCCGACGACGAGATCTACGTGCCGCCTCAGCACCGTCCCATCAACccagaggacgaggacgatgttGTTCCTGATCAGCACGCCGCCTTTGGAATCCAGCGCGCGACGCAGCGTGTCAAAGAGCCCGCGTGGAAGGATCTGGGCCTGTCGGATTTGATGAGACAGGGCCCCGGGCGAGAGAGCAGGGCTGCTGGGCCCAGCAAAGCGTCAAAGGGACTGCCACGGTAA
- a CDS encoding aldehyde dehydrogenase family domain-containing protein: MSQQHSLTEYKVIDPSNGKHLKTFPTATDEQISAAIDKAHNAYTKVWKSTPVHERTKILRKVADLIRQNKKEMVEIAVTEMGKAIAQMEGEVDYICDILEYYAENAEGFLKSVPCPGVPGAEVVSESVGVILAIEPWNFPYYQVIRVVAPQLAAGNAALVKPANCVAESALYLEKLFLQAGAPAGVFQVILATIPQIETLIDDFRVRGVTLTGSERAGKAVAERAGRNLKKVVLELGGSDPFIVLEDADLDEAVQIAFDGRMDNMGQVCVALKRHIIVGRERGDKFKEAFVKLIKNMKIGDPRDRSTSVGPLFAEAGVVNILRQIEEAKAAGAKVVVGGKRIDRPGAYVEPTLITDISRENPLFLQETFGPVASLYVVDTEEEAIELANATPYGLGGAVASTNIEHAKKVAAQIETGMVFINSHMNATAATPFGGVKNSGFGRELADLGFNEFVNKKMIRVHEKYL, translated from the coding sequence ATGTCTCAACAACACAGCTTGACAGAGTACAAGGTCATTGACCccagcaatggcaagcaTCTCAAGACATTTCCTACTGCAACCGATGAACAGATTTCTGCTGCCATCGATAAGGCGCATAATGCCTACACCAAAGTCTGGAAATCCACCCCGGTACACGAGCGGACAAAGATTCTCCGCAAAGTGGCCGATTTGATCCGCCAGAACAAGAAGGAAATGGTCGAAATTGCTGTTACCGAAATGGGCAAGGCGATTGCACAAATGGAGGGGGAGGTCGACTACATTTGCGACATCCTCGAGTATTACGCCGAGAATGCCGAAGGGTTTTTGAAGTCTGTTCCTTGCCCCGGCGTCCCTGGCGCTGAGGTTGTCTCAGAGTCTGTTGGTGTGATTCTGGCTATTGAGCCATGGAACTTTCCCTACTATCAGGTCATCCGTGTTGTGGCTCCTCAGCTGGCTGCTGGTAATGCAGCCCTTGTCAAGCCAGCCAACTGTGTGGCAGAGTCCGCCCTGTACTTGgagaagctcttcctccAGGCTGGAGCCCCTGCTGGGGTGTTCCAGGTCATCCTCGCCACTATCCCTCAAATCGAGACCCTCATCGACGACTTCCGCGTTCGAGGAGTGACTTTGACGGGCAGTGAAAGGGCTGGAAAGGCCGTTGCGGAACGAGCTGGTCGCAACCTAAAGAAGGTCGTTCTGGAACTCGGTGGTTCAGACCCTTTTATCGTCCTCGAGGACGCGGATCTCGACGAGGCCGTCCAGATCGCATTCGATGGCAGAATGGATAACATGGGCCAAGTCTGCGTAGCTCTGAAGCGTCATATCATCGTCGGCCGTGAGCGAGGCGACAAGTTTAAGGAGGCTTTCGTCAAGCTTATCAAGAACATGAAGATTGGTGACCCTAGGGACAGGTCTACCTCTGTCGGACCCCTCTTCGCTGAAGCCGGCGTAGTCAACATTCTGCGCCAAATCGAAGAGGCAAAGGCTGCCGGTGCGAAGGTTGTGGTTGGTGGAAAGAGAATCGACCGTCCTGGTGCTTACGTTGAACCCACGCTCATCACCGATATCTCGAGAGAGAATCCGCTCTTCCTTCAAGAGACGTTTGGACCTGTGGCCTCTTTGTACGTTGTCGACACCGAAGAGGAGGCTATCGAGCTGGCCAATGCAACCCCATATGGTTTGGGCGGTGCTGTTGCCTCTACCAACATTGAACACGCCAAGAAAGTTGCTGCGCAGATTGAGACTGGCATGGTATTCATCAACTCCCACATGAACGCCACCGCCGCTACTCCATTCGGAGGTGTCAAGAACTCGGGCTTTGGCAGAGAACTGGCAGATCTTGGATTCAACGAGTTTGTTaacaagaagatgattcGTGTGCATGAGAAGTATTTGTAA